ttgttaatttatttatattgtcgtatgcgtgccgtagaccccaatctcacagcatagcaatcgatctttcaaacaacaaccatctgttgaacaataaacggagtgagattaatataaactcgctcatagactggtacacaacgctggacccaaagtggagcaacacgggaagaatgatgtggcgtaatttatcgtgcacgtccctTTGTTTATATTAATTGAtctatattgtcgtatgccgtatgcttGCCGTACAcaccaatctcacagcatagcaattgagctctcaaacaacaaccatcagttgaataaacggagtgagattaatataaactcgctcaaagatTGGTACACAACGCTGAACCCAAAACcctttgccgccgacgccgcctatcgcggtcacgaggccATAACAACGCTGTGGAGGGCCGCCGCCGAGAGTGGCGGTCCTATCGCTCGCAGCGCCCCCACAGCCTTGCGCAAGGGCGCTCTATTTTGCACCGCCATCCCATGCCTCCCGcaatctctcaccatgctccccgaaggagcattgacgtcatccgcggaatgcgacagcagcggcccccagTGGTGAAGCGTCGCTCGTAGgaccctctagtggtgtaccctacacaatggctaatccttctattcatcggagataatccgtctattgggggctgcattaaAGACAACACCCAAACCATCCTCGTGAcgtaatctaatcgaacactatacaattttcattctaagacaTGCTAaaaacattactttgttttatcaacacagaaaatatttttgttaaaaatgaacatcaccacatagcacgctcccagccaacaaccagatctgattatatctgccctgatttgttgaagacgggtgcgtatagatgtatggaataccccggaacacgaacgacacgaacacaagaggaaataaaatctgtaccactacaaagaagatattcttaatcgatatgattacaatcaaattacaagttgtattataaaaagtctaatattcctacacGTGAAAACCATCACTGCAATAGcctgaatatctgtcataacatttcgcgcgcaattccaacattacacaacttttaatttcttattaagtgaacagcatagacgtaaggaaataacgagaaacaacacaatcaacagctacaattaatagagagccaaacatGCGTACGATctaacacatagagaaataatagctaatcaatctatcaaaaggagaaatattacaatatagcacagacttaacgctgaagaacaggggaACACGCGGCGAGACGTAAACAATAACAgtggaaaataatctatcattgaaccatcataaaatcgaacaagatacaattttcattctaacaaacactacgaaccttgatggaggtatccatgacatagaaaatatgcactattTTCATCTTGGTTTtaactcttttcctcaaagccgggagactttacgTCTGTATCTATATGACCAAGctccatgctttatcactcaaagggttgggggctatattccttcgtccagcgaACAGAACGTTCTAGAgctcagataagatagttcaaaggcgatatattttattgtgcaatgcaaatagatgtcgatatcactcgcggggatcactatcttttcgcatcctttccttgagacGGAAATCTTTCctcaaagtggttgtcaagtcgactaagtttgtagagatgcgatattgttattgaacatgtgagaaagtccaaattattaattggtagcaacgatactcaatcaaaaaacgagaaacaaatttaattacatcaatttttgaaatatcttgcaacagaaagttctaatgaaccacacagaaaaatcaaatgtgaaacgcagctcagaaatatgaggcattcctaactcagagattattttttcttatctcaatcgagtgaacaattgaaacaaatacgacacaattaatacatcatgtaTACATAATGttcaactcatagaatatcaatcgaaacaaaacaataattaattcagacaaatcatttctaagcaagcagcgtgaatacaccatagaatctgtacagaaacttgtcgttttcaatgaataaacatgatcaactagtggattcaagcaATAAAGTGTGACGAAACCCGACgacccccaacaccaacatcaagttagggagggatggcctctagtatggccttgaacatagaatcattgaaagcgcacattttttcttactcatcacatctttttgtaaatcaatttccataattctcatggcacggggatattaataacattctgaaaaattttaatcaataaaatgagcatagatatgcttttaattaagtgtagacgcgcacttgaaaacagaagagacaattgttctacattgaaaagatggacagattttgtactcgctaccataagtcatgggaggacctgataaaacactgcttcgaaaaggaagagccgcgaaacgattccattatcgctgcctttcaatacgtcctagacatggtcgtatttggagatatggtacaaactacagaactgaaggtgcaagaatttatatgccgaatctacaatacttataaaaatatctgcacatcaacattGGAAGGACccctgggattgatggcggagtttttgagatttgctaacgaagaattgaaatacactagaccagatgtaatgcAGAATGTAATCCagaatcattgcaatgggcgttgcgttcatcaagaaagcagtcagatcaaattatcatatacaaacggtctatatcgcacgattcattacggatttgttgaaattacacatatctgagatgaaaagtacataaaatcttatcacgtgatatgttccactaccaagGCAACGCAagtattttattctaccagtcagtgatgtcgaatgagcagaagttcaatattgtcgtgcaaggtctgatgtattatcacctgttgaaactcaacaagcatatcaattgcggtggaccaccggacgattttcatctaatactctcttgtacaccattcaagaatcttcatacaaagaagggaaacatcaataagagaatgtgcaagttcatcgcgacaaagtgcaagttgttgaagcaatacaaacacggcgacaacatatcacctgcgttaataaacgctggattcaagcacccaataatcagaataaactatttcatgtcttcggaattcatcaatgaagacaacaaacgaaaacttcagagtttgaaatagaactgtaatttatcggaataaacaagcatataattgaaataataattgtattctttgtcatcattgcaatgtattctacacatcgcaacgaaaacagcttatgattagattgaagattgctaaggagatgaatattccacactgtgtgtaagaattctcatatagaatgagacctgaccatcaaataggttttacctgactacactctgtacaagttcaacatctgaaggatagaattgctggagaaggatcggtcattgaattttagaggcatgatacatttatgcagagccataacataatttatgatgactttaataaatatattttcacttgtacttttgtgtatggctatcctttgcatgtacaCAGCCTACtacacacctgttgtagctggaaaaaaatagcgatccaagtcggcccaggttgaaaaatgtgtgatggtaaacgcgcacgcagctcTCCCCCTGCCGATAAGCGCAGCTCCGGCCCACCGGTAAGatcctccacccgagcgccgcccgccgatcgtgggaaaaaatacgcgaaaaatGTCGGCCTAGGCGCAAAAATTttgaaagaagttggcccaggctgaaaaatgtgagagggtaaacgcgcacgcagccctccccctgccgataagcgcgcggacaaagATCCGCACACGCgtcgcgcagggaaaaatacgcgcagggctcaggggaaGGGGTCACGTAGTTTGGACACCATGTTGTTTCTCAACCACCCTTTACTACTGGCTCCGgttacaggtgaccgaagggatcaGATGTGCtcgttgggacaacttcgtagcttttagaATTACAACGTTAAtgattgaaagttaattaacacaTGGCCATGGGAATTCGCTAATACCCTcataaggagtgcccttcagcatattgCGAAAACGTGAGAAAAGAttcagaaaacgtgatatataaatttttaagaaatgtgttcgcatttagctgggggtgcgtttttttattctacccgggtaacccccccgggttacgcaccacgtgacccgaGTGAGACGTCACGTGATCTGTGGGTAGGTACCCCCGTTTAGAAATTTTCGCCCATTACGAGTTACGCCCGTCTCAGCGAACATGGCGGCAGAGGCAGACGACGTTTTTGACGAGGACATGATTTTAGAAGTTGCGGCACTTGTGCTGCTTGATGCATTTGACGAAGCGGAAGATGAtgacgaaggaagaaaaaggcatCCATCCAACGAAACAATAGTCGTGCTAAAGCCACCGAAATATGCTCGGAATCGCAAAGTTAAAAGACGCGGGACTCTCACTTGACgtggtgtgacgtcataaccctctGCTACCCACCTGCTGAGCTGGGTCAGTGAGAGTAGGTACCCAGAGTAACCCTCCAGCGACGAGACTTGAATTTTCGCCGGtaggttatgacgtcacttccgtcaCCCTCGATTTTCCGCCCAGTAAGGGTTACCCCTGAgttacccgggtagaataaaaaaacgcaccctGGGACACCCTGTCTAAAGTGCAAAGAGAAATGCCCCTAGCTAAGTTTTACGTAAAAAGGTGAAATATGAGTTGTGATGTTATCGAAGTACACATGTGAAAGACGACGAAGAGTGCTCGTGGGCTCGGGGAGGGgcaggggggtcggactcgGCAAGAAAAGTGTGCCCCCGAGGGCGCTGACATTTTGGGAGGCATGAACAGGGTTGCCTTTGGCTGCGCGCTTCACCGCTAAGTTTGACTTCCTCGTCTCTTGTTTCAAAACTCGTTTAAATGTCACAAATCTGTGACTGTTTTGGtgaaatgtgcaaaattgagaaaTAAAGTGTTGATAAAAGTCAATAAAAGTCTGCAAGTTCAGTTCCTGAGTGCTGTCAAATTGCGATTTCAACGTTCTCTGGCTCAATCGAGCACCAGCAGGGAACTGGCATGTAGTTTCGCTTTCGCATCGCTCTGTACTTGTCAGACGTGGACGCTGCAGTTACACAGCTTGAAAGATGCCCAGCTGTTGTGTGAAATGTAAAATGAGGCAGAGTAAATCCTGCGGGGtgtcatttcacaagtaagtgtcCACTGGGTCCATGCACAAGTATTTTCTGTGGCGTGCCCAGTCGCCTATAAACGTTGTTCACTCTAAACGAATATTGTCGAAACTTACGGCACGATCTTGAGATACATATTATCGCAGTTTTCCGCGGGATCCACACGTGCTTTCCCGATGGCTGGAAGCACTTGACAAGCAATCGCTCGTTCCTACACGCGGTCAGAGAGTATGCTCTAGGCACTTCCACACTTCTAGCTTCATCGCTGGTCATCAGACAGCAAAACTGAAGGCAAACGCGGCGGTCCCTATGACAGTGAGGCCAGGAACTGCTGAGGTATCCGGTTATTCTTTATTACTTTTAAAATGATACAAAAGGAGATAGTAATGGAAGAACTTTTTTAGAGCCAAGtaacagccagccagccagatgAAAGAGATGAAAGTGGTGCTGACACAGTTTCCCTGGTAAGTACATAGTAGTTTGTGCAGCCACCCCCCTGTATGACTGCCTTCACTGCATGTTGTTCAGGAAATGCTTGAAGCCAGTGCTGAGCAAGCAGAGCCCGCCGTCCCTTCTCCAGCTGTTCCACTGCCTGTAAGGACATGAATTCTTGCTTACGTGCTTTTACAACTAGACCTGTAGGACGGCTTGGCCTATAGATTGTGCGATTCCTTCCCTTTTTAATGGTCTTAATTTTCTATCAAGGAGATGCCCGAGGCAAGTGCTGTGGAAGCAGAGACTACCAGCCCCCTCAACCTGTTTCACTGCTTGTAAGAATGGCTTGGTCAATAAGTCATACATCTGCTTCCATGTAggatttttttcattcttttctaaGGAGGGGCCTGAAATCAGTATTCCACGGGCCCAGACCCCCAGCCCTAGTCCGGCTTTCCTACTGCCTGTGAGCACATGAGCtttcttaataataataatgaggaTGATGCCTCACTAGTGCTCAAGAATGTAATACCTATTTGTGGGCCTAAGGCTCCAATAACTATTCTCAAAGCGTGAATTCTATGCAGTGTAACGTCATGTAACCCGAGCTGTAGAAATAAATGCAAACATTTTTTAGGCTAACCTGTTTGACCATGAGGACCATCCCTACTGTAAGCTGCCACAAAAGCGGAAAGCAGTGAGTATATGTCAGTATGTCATTTCTTATTCCTGCTGCTTTCTGCTGTCAGGTTCTTCTGCTGCTGAAAAACATGAAAACACAGACAAATTGCTTTTGTGACTATAGCCCACTGCGAAACAATGCATTCCAATTCCTGTGAGCAGCGACAGTTCCTACTACCATTTCAGGAGTGTCAGCAGGAAAGCCCAGATCCCAAAACACAACGACTTGAGGACGTTTCTCTAGATGTTTTGTCCCCTGACCCCAGAGCAGGGCAGCAACAACCGGAAACATGCAATGAAACCACGCCTACACGACAACCGGTAATTTTAAAATGCAACATATTGGGGAATGCTGTCCTTAACCAACAGGCAACTTTGCAGGTGTCTGTGAGCAACACAGATACTGAGGGGAGCCCGATCACACCCAAGGGTCACAAGGAGCACACCTACCACAGCAAAACAACGCCAAGAACAGGAATGAGACAACTTCGAGAGAAGAACCAGTACCTGCGTGGTGTCCGTCGACGGCTGCAACTGACCctgaaaaggagagaaaagaTAATTAAAAATCTAAAAAGCCTCATTGCTGAACTGAAGGAAAAGAACTTGTTGGCAGAGGAGGCTCAAACAAAGCTGGAGTCCTTTGGGGAACTGCCACAAGAGATACTTAAGGAATGGGCAAAGAACGTGAGAAAGAAAAAGCCAGGCCGTAGATATTCCCCAGAAACTAGGAGATTTGCAATGACACTCCACTTTTATTCACCTCGTGCCTACAAATATGTCTCAAAACTATTCACAATGCCAGCTGTAGACACACTCCGCGAATGGTCAAAGGTTATTGGTGCTTGGCCTGGCTTCTCGCAGGAAGTCTTAGACCACCTGAAGAAAAAGCATGAAACAACTGAGAGGAGAGAGAAGCTGTGCTCAATCATGCTTGATGGAATGAGCATACGGAAAAAATGTGAAGTAGACAAGGCCACTGGACGGCTAATTGGTTACGTTGATTTTGGGGAGGACCACACACCTCATGACACGGATGATGCGCCCCTAGCAGGTGACTCTTTGGTATTTATGGCTGTGGGCGTGGCATCACCATGGAAAATACCCTTCGGCTATTTTCTAAATAAGGGGCTATCTGGGGAAGTACTGAAGACACTACTGACAGAAGCCATCATGGTGCTAACAAATTGTGGGCTCGAAGTCGTGGCAGTCGTCTGTGACGGGCTATCGTCTAATATTATGATGGGGCGACTGCTGGGGTGTCATATCCATGCCAACAACACAGAGGACTTTCGGACATTTTTCTCCCATCCTGCTGATGCTGACAAGAGCATACACCTAATTTTTGATGCTGCACACAGTCTTAAACTGCTCAGGAACCTGTTTGGGGACCACAAGGTGTTACAGAGCAGCCACTATGGAGTAAGCAAATAGGATGACAATACTACCAACTGTCCCTTGTGAATAATGTGGGAACAAGGATggacgagtttttttctggTCCCTCCACGTTCCAGCATTATGCATAAGTTGAGCTCACTTTTCTGCATTTGAATGCAGTACACCTAGCTTCCatttcagtttctctcttgcctGCCAACAAATTTAAGTATACTTTCACCCTTCTTAGACAATCAGGTGGGCCTTTATTGAAAGGCTGCAGCAACTCCAAGAGAAGGAGGGCCTCAGAGCAGCAAACAAGCTCACCAGATCCCATATTGAGTTTGGCCGCCAGATCATGAAGGTCCGCCTTGCAGCGCAGACTCTAAGTTCATCCGTGAGCAAAGCCCTGACCCACGCACGGCTCCTGGGATTGACCGAATTTGAAGGAA
This genomic stretch from Ornithodoros turicata isolate Travis chromosome 9, ASM3712646v1, whole genome shotgun sequence harbors:
- the LOC135369242 gene encoding uncharacterized protein LOC135369242 isoform X1; this encodes MNEAVASLPSNSVNPRSRAWVRALLTDELRVCAARRTFMIWRPNSIWDLGQLQPSTDTTQAVEQLEKGRRALLAQHWLQAFPEQHAVKAVIQGGGCTNYYVLTRETVSAPLSSLSSGWLAVTWL
- the LOC135369242 gene encoding uncharacterized protein LOC135369242 isoform X2 — encoded protein: MEVAVSSFLTTMSRAWVRALLTDELRVCAARRTFMIWRPNSIWDLGQLQPSTDTTQAVEQLEKGRRALLAQHWLQAFPEQHAVKAVIQGGGCTNYYVLTRETVSAPLSSLSSGWLAVTWL